The Thermoanaerobaculia bacterium genome includes a window with the following:
- a CDS encoding response regulator, whose amino-acid sequence MNAPEVAPAISFSFAIVERCAADPSGGGSPYDSDERLGDRVSPDGAGRYVLIVEDDRDCRESLGLLLRSSGCTVKSAQNGRQALDMLRDAPLPAVILLDNLMPLMTGEEFLEERKNDPRLAGIPVLMLSAWGASTTGKVLDVAEHVRKPYDPDRVVSLVHHFLEL is encoded by the coding sequence ATGAACGCGCCCGAAGTCGCCCCCGCCATTTCGTTTTCCTTCGCGATCGTGGAGCGGTGCGCCGCCGACCCTTCCGGAGGAGGTTCGCCCTACGACTCCGACGAGCGCCTCGGGGACCGCGTTTCCCCCGACGGCGCCGGCCGCTACGTCCTGATCGTCGAGGACGACCGGGATTGCCGGGAAAGCCTCGGCCTGCTGCTCCGGTCGAGCGGCTGCACGGTGAAATCGGCGCAGAACGGGCGACAGGCGCTCGACATGCTTCGCGACGCGCCCCTTCCGGCCGTCATCCTTCTCGACAACCTGATGCCGCTGATGACCGGCGAGGAGTTTCTCGAGGAGCGAAAGAACGATCCGCGGCTCGCCGGGATCCCCGTGCTCATGCTGTCCGCCTGGGGAGCTTCGACGACCGGCAAGGTCCTCGACGTTGCGGAACACGTCCGGAAACCCTACGACCCGGATCGCGTCGTCTCGCTCGTCCACCACTTCCTCGAGCTCTGA
- a CDS encoding MerR family transcriptional regulator, which produces MPDPAPRKDAWKTAEVCKTADVAPYVLKYWLTEFPVLSVDKDKGPNRLFTAREVAIISRIRQLLYDEGFTIAGAKKKIDAEISAGAFDGGAKAKAAAPASAATPTAVPRPAPVPAAPPAPSVDPKKIAKELREILKLLK; this is translated from the coding sequence ATGCCCGATCCCGCTCCCCGGAAAGACGCCTGGAAAACGGCCGAGGTCTGCAAGACGGCCGACGTCGCGCCCTACGTCCTCAAGTACTGGCTGACCGAGTTTCCGGTCCTCTCGGTCGACAAGGACAAGGGGCCGAACCGCCTCTTCACCGCCCGGGAAGTCGCGATCATCTCCCGCATCCGGCAGCTCCTCTACGACGAGGGCTTCACGATCGCCGGGGCGAAGAAGAAGATCGATGCCGAGATTTCGGCCGGCGCCTTCGACGGCGGCGCGAAAGCGAAGGCGGCGGCTCCGGCTTCCGCGGCGACGCCGACCGCCGTTCCGCGCCCGGCGCCCGTTCCGGCCGCTCCTCCCGCCCCTTCCGTCGATCCGAAGAAGATCGCGAAAGAGCTGCGGGAGATCCTGAAGCTCCTCAAATAA
- the der gene encoding ribosome biogenesis GTPase Der translates to MSFRVAVVGRPNVGKSALFNRLVGRRRSLVHDLPGMTRDVIEEEATLSDGRRFTVVDTGGFDPSDRETIPAEVRRRALEEIGRADLVFLVVDATAGVLPGDREAARVVRQAGKPCIVLANKIDRREGREGEQEAFALGFGDVIGVSAEHNLGIDELLDSVAARLGAGAADEPEPSPEIAVAIIGRPNVGKSSLLNALVGFERAIVSEVAGTTRDALDARIEVEGRAFRVVDTAGIRRKGKTEQGPEVLSVVAARKRLDRCDVALVVFDAAEGPTSQDSTVASYAVEKGKGILLVANKWDLAGTGKIAEEFRRDVHDKFPFARFAPILLISAKTGRGVGKLPKEIARIAENRERRMPTSEVNDLISRETKNRTSKGESGRPLKILYASQTGTSPPSFSLVASRAENLYFSDARRLENAFRRAADFEGTPIEFKVSARRQSGESARRHGAEGAHRRGASPERGRGDERGRGDGSARRGTGAARKPGKRGVK, encoded by the coding sequence TTGAGCTTCCGCGTCGCCGTCGTCGGGCGGCCGAACGTCGGGAAATCCGCGCTCTTCAACCGCCTCGTCGGGAGGCGGCGGTCCCTCGTCCACGACCTGCCGGGGATGACGCGCGACGTCATCGAGGAAGAGGCGACGCTCTCCGACGGCCGCCGATTCACGGTCGTCGACACCGGGGGATTCGACCCTTCCGATCGCGAGACGATTCCGGCCGAGGTCCGTCGGCGCGCCCTCGAGGAGATCGGTCGCGCCGACCTCGTGTTCCTGGTCGTCGACGCCACGGCGGGGGTTCTCCCCGGCGACCGGGAGGCGGCGCGCGTCGTGCGCCAGGCCGGAAAGCCCTGCATCGTCCTCGCGAACAAGATCGACCGCCGCGAGGGACGGGAGGGGGAGCAGGAAGCGTTCGCGCTCGGCTTCGGCGACGTGATCGGGGTCTCGGCCGAACACAACCTCGGAATCGACGAGCTCCTGGACTCGGTCGCCGCCCGCCTCGGCGCCGGCGCGGCGGACGAGCCCGAGCCCTCGCCCGAGATCGCGGTCGCGATCATCGGACGGCCGAACGTCGGGAAGTCGTCGCTCCTGAACGCGCTCGTCGGGTTCGAGCGCGCGATCGTGTCGGAGGTGGCGGGAACGACCCGCGACGCGCTCGACGCCCGGATCGAGGTGGAAGGCCGCGCCTTCCGGGTCGTCGACACGGCGGGAATCCGGCGGAAAGGGAAGACCGAGCAGGGCCCGGAGGTTCTTTCGGTCGTCGCGGCGAGGAAGCGGCTCGACCGGTGCGACGTGGCGCTCGTCGTGTTCGACGCGGCCGAAGGGCCGACGTCGCAGGACTCGACCGTCGCGTCGTACGCGGTCGAAAAAGGGAAGGGCATCCTCCTCGTCGCCAACAAGTGGGACCTCGCCGGAACGGGGAAGATCGCGGAGGAATTCCGGCGCGACGTCCACGACAAGTTTCCGTTCGCCCGTTTCGCTCCGATTCTCCTGATCTCCGCCAAGACCGGCCGCGGCGTCGGAAAGCTTCCGAAGGAGATCGCCCGCATCGCGGAGAACCGCGAGCGTCGGATGCCGACGTCGGAGGTCAACGACCTGATCTCGCGGGAGACGAAGAACCGCACGTCGAAAGGGGAGTCGGGCCGGCCGCTCAAGATCCTCTACGCCTCGCAGACCGGCACGTCGCCGCCCTCTTTCTCTCTGGTGGCGTCGCGCGCCGAGAACCTCTATTTTTCCGACGCCCGGCGGCTGGAGAACGCCTTTCGCCGCGCCGCCGATTTCGAAGGGACGCCGATCGAGTTCAAGGTGTCGGCGAGACGCCAGAGCGGCGAGTCGGCGCGGCGTCACGGCGCGGAAGGGGCGCATCGCCGGGGAGCGTCTCCCGAGCGGGGCCGCGGCGACGAACGGGGCCGGGGGGACGGTTCGGCGCGCCGCGGGACCGGCGCCGCGCGGAAACCCGGCAAACGCGGGGTAAAATAG
- a CDS encoding alkylmercury lyase family protein, translating to MPLSPLEQRVRHGIYAAWIASGAPPTAEQQAAALAVSADDVREARRALAAAHALVIDADAEIRIAHPLSASPTGFEVSAAGRTFHGNCIWDSLAIPAMLAGDASIAASCGDCQEPMEVRIEDGDLVGAELASDARAMHVAVPAASWWDDVVYTCKTILLFRDDAHVSRWCGRWRVPRGAAIPLRQAWLLARAWYGNRMDPDWQPRPRSEAQKILESVGLTGSFWRF from the coding sequence GTGCCCCTTTCCCCTCTCGAGCAGCGCGTCCGACACGGGATCTACGCCGCCTGGATCGCGTCGGGCGCTCCGCCGACCGCCGAGCAACAGGCGGCCGCTCTCGCGGTTTCGGCCGACGACGTTCGCGAGGCGCGCCGCGCCCTCGCCGCCGCCCACGCGCTCGTGATCGACGCGGACGCCGAGATCCGGATCGCGCATCCGCTCTCCGCTTCTCCGACCGGCTTCGAAGTGTCGGCCGCGGGAAGGACGTTCCACGGCAACTGCATCTGGGACTCGCTCGCGATCCCCGCGATGCTCGCCGGCGACGCGTCGATCGCGGCTTCCTGCGGCGACTGCCAGGAGCCGATGGAGGTCCGGATCGAAGACGGAGACCTCGTCGGGGCGGAGCTCGCGAGCGACGCTCGCGCGATGCACGTCGCGGTCCCGGCGGCGAGCTGGTGGGACGACGTCGTGTACACGTGCAAGACGATCCTCCTCTTCCGCGACGACGCGCACGTCTCGCGCTGGTGCGGCCGCTGGCGCGTCCCCCGCGGCGCCGCGATTCCGCTCCGTCAGGCGTGGCTGCTCGCGCGCGCCTGGTACGGCAACCGGATGGATCCGGACTGGCAGCCGCGCCCGCGCTCGGAGGCGCAGAAGATCCTCGAGAGCGTCGGATTGACGGGAAGCTTCTGGAGGTTTTGA